From a single Halobellus ruber genomic region:
- a CDS encoding molybdopterin molybdotransferase MoeA yields the protein MDSADTPDRRSAGFKNRTRIDDARKRVLDAVTPHDRTERLALIPADGRALAERVASPRAVPDYDRAAMDGWAVRAADTFGSSDRSPGVLRVADGDAQSSPETAVADGTAVRVHTGSELPDGADAVVMIEHAERVGGDLEVFDAVTEGENVAPVGEDVSEGQPLFDPGHQLRPSDLGLLKSVGVDRVTAYERPTVGVIPTGEELVQSDPAPGEVVETNGLTVSQLVERWGGLPTYRNVVTDDASALRAAVQRDLTKDIVVTTGGSSVGERDLIPEVVDDLGEVLVHGVALKPGHPVALGVVDETPIVMLPGYPVAAIVNAMQFLRPLVKHMGHLPDDPPPTVRAQLARKIPSEPGVRTFARVELDHSAAGGETDDALPTATPTRASGSGVLSSVALADGWVAVPEGREGYDAGETVAVERWEWSA from the coding sequence ATGGACTCCGCGGACACTCCCGACCGCCGATCGGCCGGGTTCAAGAACCGAACCCGCATCGACGACGCCCGAAAACGCGTTCTCGACGCGGTGACGCCCCACGACCGGACCGAACGACTCGCCTTGATCCCCGCCGACGGCCGCGCGCTCGCGGAACGGGTCGCGTCGCCGCGGGCGGTTCCGGACTACGACCGCGCGGCGATGGACGGGTGGGCGGTCCGCGCCGCGGACACGTTCGGCTCCTCGGACCGGTCGCCGGGCGTGCTCCGCGTCGCCGACGGCGACGCCCAGTCGTCGCCGGAGACCGCCGTCGCCGACGGGACCGCAGTCCGCGTCCACACCGGGAGCGAACTCCCCGACGGCGCCGACGCGGTGGTGATGATCGAACACGCCGAACGCGTCGGCGGCGACCTCGAAGTGTTCGACGCGGTCACCGAAGGCGAGAACGTCGCGCCGGTCGGCGAGGACGTTTCCGAGGGCCAGCCGCTGTTCGACCCCGGCCACCAGCTTCGGCCGTCTGATCTCGGCCTCCTGAAGTCCGTCGGCGTCGACCGCGTGACCGCCTACGAGCGGCCGACCGTCGGCGTGATCCCCACCGGCGAGGAGCTGGTGCAGTCGGATCCCGCCCCCGGCGAGGTCGTCGAAACCAACGGGCTCACGGTCTCGCAACTGGTCGAGCGGTGGGGCGGGCTCCCGACGTACCGCAACGTCGTCACCGACGACGCCTCGGCGCTCCGGGCGGCGGTCCAGCGGGATCTCACCAAGGACATCGTGGTGACGACCGGCGGGTCGTCGGTCGGCGAACGCGACCTCATCCCGGAGGTCGTCGACGACTTGGGGGAGGTCCTCGTCCACGGGGTCGCCCTGAAGCCGGGCCACCCGGTCGCGCTCGGCGTGGTCGACGAGACGCCGATCGTGATGCTGCCGGGCTACCCGGTCGCCGCGATCGTGAACGCGATGCAGTTCCTCCGGCCGCTGGTGAAGCACATGGGCCATCTCCCCGACGACCCGCCGCCGACCGTCCGGGCGCAACTCGCCAGGAAGATCCCCAGCGAGCCCGGTGTCCGGACGTTCGCACGGGTCGAACTGGACCACAGCGCGGCGGGCGGTGAAACTGACGACGCCCTGCCGACCGCGACGCCCACCCGCGCCTCGGGATCGGGGGTACTCTCCTCGGTCGCGCTCGCGGACGGGTGGGTCGCCGTCCCCGAGGGCCGGGAGGGATACGACGCGGGTGAGACCGTCGCCGTCGAACGCTGGGAGTGGTCGGCGTGA
- a CDS encoding Hsp20/alpha crystallin family protein, translating to MSKLRDALRDLPESVFADLLESDDAYLVVLDLPGVTADTAEFRIQRGRLVVEARRAKDVPAAFHYVSEERPLFVDAELPLPPDATGAGASAEAANGVFEIRIPKREATPSETIPISSAGDDA from the coding sequence ATGTCAAAACTGCGGGACGCGCTTCGGGACCTTCCCGAGTCGGTGTTCGCCGATCTGCTGGAGTCCGACGACGCGTACCTCGTCGTGCTCGACCTCCCCGGGGTGACCGCCGACACCGCGGAGTTCCGTATCCAGCGCGGCCGGCTCGTCGTCGAGGCGCGGCGCGCCAAGGACGTACCGGCGGCGTTCCACTACGTCAGCGAGGAACGACCGCTGTTCGTCGACGCCGAACTCCCGCTGCCGCCGGATGCGACCGGCGCGGGGGCCTCGGCGGAGGCGGCAAACGGCGTCTTCGAGATCCGGATCCCCAAGCGGGAGGCGACGCCGTCGGAGACGATTCCGATCTCGTCGGCCGGAGACGACGCGTAA
- a CDS encoding AarF/UbiB family protein, producing the protein MNLRAYWRFLRVIRQFFPLIVAYSRDRRKYLLFGGTRQVDPGTQVERAEILLDSLLTLGPTFIKLGQLLSTRPDVLPPAYIDVLSSLQDDVPPAPWAESRRVIEDELGPVDEAFDDFDRDPISGASLGQVYTAEYDGDPVAVKVRRPGIESLVEADLRVIKWSLPLVKRFIGQGRAFSLENLADEFSKTIRQEMDYSREKRILEEIGANFRESPEIRIPRAVEARSGPRVLTMEYLPGTKINDVEALDRKGIDRTELATTLQQVYLQMIVDDGVFHADPHPGNLAVTDDGEIIFYDFGMSGTVDPFIQEKIIDFYLAVANQDIDAILDTLIEMGTLSPEADRQVMGDVMELAIADARGEDIEQYRVQQIIEQVESTIYEFPLRLPRNLALILRVATVVEGVCVTLDPDFDFISVATDYLQEEGYYEETARQLITEGGQQIQETTRALFEVPPKLNRTLDRVQNGNLKVNVRLEDDNDVLDRLARRIVYGLFVAVGALSTAILFAFDQTSVLPAAVAAVLSIPPLIALYRSFRQKRGIKAKPQFTRQSMRERRDRE; encoded by the coding sequence GTGAATCTGCGCGCGTACTGGCGGTTCCTCCGCGTGATCCGGCAGTTCTTCCCGCTGATCGTCGCCTACAGCCGGGACCGGCGGAAGTACCTCCTCTTCGGCGGCACCCGGCAGGTCGACCCCGGGACGCAGGTCGAGCGCGCCGAGATCCTGCTGGACTCGCTGCTCACGCTCGGACCGACGTTCATCAAGCTCGGGCAGTTGCTGTCGACCCGTCCCGACGTCCTCCCGCCGGCGTACATCGACGTGCTGTCCAGCCTCCAGGACGACGTGCCGCCGGCGCCGTGGGCGGAATCGAGACGGGTCATCGAGGACGAACTCGGCCCCGTCGACGAGGCGTTCGACGACTTCGACCGTGACCCGATAAGCGGCGCCAGCCTCGGCCAGGTGTACACCGCCGAGTACGACGGCGATCCCGTGGCGGTGAAGGTCCGTCGTCCGGGGATCGAGTCGCTGGTGGAGGCGGACCTCCGGGTCATCAAGTGGTCGCTGCCGCTCGTCAAGCGGTTCATCGGGCAGGGACGGGCGTTTTCGCTCGAGAACCTCGCCGACGAGTTCTCGAAGACGATCCGCCAGGAGATGGACTACAGCCGCGAGAAGCGGATCTTAGAGGAGATCGGCGCGAACTTCCGCGAGAGCCCGGAGATCCGGATCCCGCGGGCTGTCGAGGCCCGCTCGGGGCCGCGGGTGCTCACGATGGAGTACCTTCCGGGGACGAAGATCAACGACGTCGAGGCCTTAGATCGAAAGGGGATCGACCGGACCGAGTTGGCGACGACGCTCCAGCAGGTCTACCTCCAGATGATCGTCGACGACGGGGTGTTCCACGCAGACCCCCACCCCGGGAACCTCGCGGTCACCGACGACGGGGAGATCATCTTCTACGACTTCGGGATGTCCGGCACCGTCGACCCGTTCATCCAGGAGAAGATCATCGACTTCTATCTCGCGGTCGCAAACCAGGACATCGACGCCATCCTCGACACCCTCATCGAGATGGGGACGCTGTCGCCGGAGGCCGACCGGCAGGTCATGGGCGACGTGATGGAACTCGCGATCGCGGACGCCAGGGGCGAGGACATCGAGCAGTACCGCGTCCAGCAGATCATCGAACAGGTGGAGTCGACCATCTACGAGTTCCCGCTGCGGTTGCCGCGGAACCTCGCTTTGATCCTCCGGGTCGCGACTGTGGTCGAGGGGGTCTGTGTCACGCTCGACCCCGACTTCGACTTCATCTCGGTCGCAACCGACTACCTCCAGGAGGAGGGCTACTACGAGGAAACCGCCAGACAGCTGATCACGGAGGGGGGCCAGCAGATCCAGGAGACCACCCGCGCGCTGTTCGAGGTGCCGCCGAAGCTGAACCGGACGCTCGACCGGGTCCAAAACGGGAATCTGAAGGTCAACGTCCGGCTGGAGGACGACAACGACGTCCTCGACCGGCTCGCCCGCCGGATCGTCTACGGGCTGTTCGTCGCCGTCGGCGCGCTGTCGACGGCGATCCTCTTCGCGTTCGATCAAACCAGCGTCCTGCCGGCGGCGGTGGCCGCCGTACTGTCGATCCCGCCGCTGATCGCGCTGTACCGGTCGTTCCGACAGAAGCGCGGGATCAAGGCGAAGCCGCAGTTCACCCGGCAGAGTATGCGCGAGCGTCGCGATCGGGAGTGA
- a CDS encoding Nif3-like dinuclear metal center hexameric protein has product MDLSTLTDRLDDRLRTEEYADVDASANGLQVGPDDAAVDRAAFAVDAAAATIAEAADRGADLLVTHHGLVWGGLDRVTGREYDAVAALVENDIALYVSHLPLDGHSTLGNAAGLADFLDLADREPFGAMGPVTIGRRGRAPDAYGVDGLRGRVAELDTGGREPQVLDFGPERIEDVAIVTGSGADWLGEAAEAGADALVTGEGKQQVYHEAREAGVTVVLAGHYATETFGVERLADLVAEWGVETTVVSHPTGL; this is encoded by the coding sequence ATGGATCTGTCGACGCTCACAGACCGGCTCGACGACCGGCTCCGGACCGAAGAGTACGCCGACGTCGACGCCAGCGCCAACGGCCTCCAGGTCGGCCCCGACGACGCGGCGGTCGACCGCGCAGCCTTCGCTGTCGACGCCGCCGCGGCGACCATCGCCGAGGCCGCCGACCGGGGCGCGGACCTGCTCGTGACCCACCACGGCCTCGTGTGGGGCGGGCTGGATCGGGTGACCGGCCGGGAGTACGACGCGGTCGCCGCGCTCGTCGAGAACGACATCGCGCTGTACGTCTCGCATCTCCCGCTCGACGGCCACTCCACGCTCGGGAACGCCGCGGGGCTGGCCGACTTCCTCGACCTCGCCGACCGGGAGCCGTTCGGAGCGATGGGGCCGGTGACGATCGGTCGCCGGGGCCGCGCACCCGACGCCTACGGGGTCGACGGGCTTCGCGGGCGGGTCGCCGAGTTGGACACGGGCGGGCGGGAGCCACAGGTGCTCGACTTCGGCCCCGAGCGGATCGAGGACGTCGCGATCGTGACGGGGTCCGGCGCCGACTGGCTCGGGGAGGCCGCCGAGGCGGGCGCCGACGCCCTCGTCACCGGCGAGGGGAAACAGCAGGTCTACCACGAGGCCCGGGAGGCGGGCGTGACCGTCGTGCTCGCGGGCCACTACGCGACCGAAACCTTCGGCGTCGAACGGCTCGCGGACCTCGTCGCCGAGTGGGGCGTCGAGACCACGGTGGTGTCGCATCCGACCGGGTTGTGA
- a CDS encoding PAS domain-containing protein, whose translation MGRASNAIRVLHVDDEPDFADLATTFLEREDDRFNTETATSAAEGLDRLSGRTYDCIVSDYDMPGQSGSEFLETVRDEHPDLPFILFTGKGSEEVASDAISAGVTDYLQKQSGSDQYTLLANRIKNAVERREAQQRLEQAETMFENAQDSFFLIDVSEEFTFERVNPAYEEATGLTNGALSGRTPRDILGDDRGAEIEQKYRECVEDRVELDYEETLSIDGKQTHWETRIAPVVIDGEVEKIVGATRNITSRKQREQKLQLVETLFEHAEECQFIVDVADSEFKLRHANKYYKRTVGLPADEPVTGQTPTDLFGETGGQEILERYGECVETHQSVTYTVELPVPEEGTVYRTILTPVITDDEVTHIVGTARDITELREREQELREERAFIEQSLDALGDVFYVFSADREILRWNDRLSEVTGYPDEEIAGMEPTDFFPEDHQPRIADAVTGIIESGSTTVQADFLTTDGERIPHEFTGFRLTDPDGEVLGFAGIGRDVRRQREYERQLEQRNERLEEFTSIVSHDLQSPLNVADGRLELAREDCESQHLDEVDRALDRMDTLIEDERDNVFDAGYTTTEEGTGFGLSIVKQVVDAHDWEIRVTEGTDGGARVEIIDLKFE comes from the coding sequence ATGGGGAGGGCCAGTAACGCGATACGAGTTCTTCACGTTGATGATGAGCCTGATTTCGCTGACTTGGCCACGACCTTTCTCGAACGTGAGGACGACCGGTTCAACACTGAAACAGCAACAAGCGCCGCCGAGGGACTCGACCGTCTCTCCGGCCGTACGTACGACTGTATCGTCTCAGACTACGACATGCCGGGGCAGAGCGGGAGTGAATTTCTCGAAACCGTCCGCGACGAGCACCCCGACCTCCCATTCATTCTCTTTACCGGAAAGGGAAGTGAGGAAGTCGCCAGTGACGCTATCTCCGCTGGTGTGACCGACTATCTACAAAAACAAAGTGGGTCCGACCAGTACACTCTCCTCGCCAACCGGATCAAAAACGCTGTCGAGCGGCGGGAGGCGCAACAACGACTCGAACAGGCTGAGACTATGTTCGAGAACGCTCAGGATTCATTCTTCCTTATTGATGTATCGGAGGAATTTACTTTCGAGCGGGTGAATCCAGCGTACGAGGAAGCGACGGGGCTAACAAACGGCGCGCTGTCTGGTCGGACACCCAGAGATATCCTCGGCGATGATCGGGGAGCCGAAATTGAGCAAAAGTATCGCGAATGCGTCGAGGACCGGGTGGAACTCGACTACGAGGAGACCCTCTCAATCGATGGTAAGCAGACACACTGGGAGACCCGGATTGCGCCCGTAGTGATCGATGGCGAGGTTGAGAAAATCGTCGGCGCAACTCGTAACATCACGAGTCGGAAACAACGCGAACAGAAATTACAATTGGTCGAGACATTATTCGAACACGCTGAAGAATGCCAGTTCATCGTTGACGTTGCGGACAGTGAGTTCAAACTACGCCACGCAAACAAGTATTACAAGCGTACGGTCGGACTTCCGGCCGACGAACCGGTTACAGGTCAGACACCGACTGATTTGTTCGGAGAAACTGGCGGACAGGAGATCCTTGAGCGCTACGGGGAATGCGTCGAAACACACCAGTCGGTCACGTACACAGTTGAACTACCCGTTCCGGAGGAAGGAACGGTCTACCGGACGATACTCACGCCGGTCATCACCGACGACGAAGTGACACACATCGTCGGGACAGCCCGTGATATCACCGAGCTCAGGGAACGCGAGCAAGAGCTCCGGGAAGAACGTGCCTTCATCGAGCAGTCGCTTGACGCGCTTGGCGACGTGTTCTACGTATTCAGCGCCGACAGGGAAATTCTGCGGTGGAATGATCGTCTCTCGGAGGTGACGGGATACCCCGACGAAGAGATCGCAGGGATGGAACCGACGGATTTCTTCCCGGAGGACCACCAGCCTCGGATTGCCGACGCAGTCACAGGGATCATAGAATCAGGGAGTACAACAGTTCAAGCGGACTTCCTGACAACAGACGGCGAGCGGATTCCACACGAGTTCACAGGGTTTCGATTAACCGATCCGGACGGAGAGGTGCTGGGCTTTGCCGGGATCGGACGTGACGTGAGACGGCAACGCGAATACGAGCGACAACTCGAACAGCGCAACGAACGGCTGGAAGAGTTCACGAGTATCGTCAGCCACGATCTCCAAAGTCCGTTGAACGTGGCTGACGGACGGTTAGAACTTGCCCGTGAGGACTGTGAAAGCCAACACCTGGACGAAGTCGACCGAGCTTTAGATCGAATGGACACCCTGATTGAAGACGAACGGGACAACGTGTTCGACGCAGGGTATACCACGACCGAGGAGGGGACTGGCTTCGGGTTGAGCATTGTCAAGCAAGTCGTCGACGCCCACGACTGGGAAATCCGTGTGACTGAGGGGACTGACGGAGGTGCTCGGGTCGAAATTATCGATCTGAAATTTGAATAA
- a CDS encoding deoxyhypusine synthase, with protein sequence MSDDGPDGNGHAADDHDPDREEFHEAPIDHARVRGGMTVGELATEYGKAGIGAATVDEAVDVYAEMLAREDVTTFFGLAGAMVPSGMRAIVADLIRDGHVDALVTTGANLTHDAIEAIGGKHHHGRADPDDPHPAGDGARGGGGAESGTPREHDETLRDEGVDRIYNVYLPQEHFALFESHLRENVFPEAERRVTIQEFTAELGRANAERNAERGVDEDPGIAAAAHEHDVPIYCPAIQDSVLGIQAWIYSQTSEFALDALGDMTHLSDLAFDADRAGAMVVGGGVPKNYVLQTMLTIPDAYDYAVQLTMDPDHTGGLSGATLDEARSWGKLEKSARNATVVGDATITLPLVVAAARERAGERE encoded by the coding sequence ATGAGCGACGACGGCCCCGACGGCAACGGCCACGCCGCGGACGATCACGACCCCGACCGCGAGGAGTTCCACGAGGCGCCCATCGACCACGCGCGGGTCCGGGGCGGAATGACCGTCGGCGAACTCGCAACCGAGTACGGGAAGGCCGGGATCGGCGCCGCGACGGTCGACGAGGCCGTCGACGTCTACGCGGAGATGCTGGCCCGCGAGGACGTGACCACGTTCTTCGGGCTCGCGGGGGCGATGGTCCCCAGCGGGATGCGGGCGATCGTCGCGGACTTGATCCGCGACGGCCACGTCGACGCCCTGGTGACGACGGGCGCGAACCTCACCCACGACGCGATCGAGGCGATCGGCGGGAAGCACCACCACGGCCGCGCCGACCCCGACGACCCACATCCCGCCGGCGACGGGGCACGCGGGGGTGGCGGCGCCGAATCCGGAACTCCAAGGGAGCACGACGAGACCCTCCGCGACGAGGGCGTCGACCGGATCTACAATGTCTATCTGCCCCAGGAACACTTCGCGCTGTTCGAGTCCCACCTCCGCGAGAACGTGTTTCCGGAAGCGGAGCGTCGGGTGACGATACAGGAGTTCACCGCGGAGCTGGGGCGGGCGAACGCCGAACGGAACGCCGAACGCGGCGTCGACGAGGATCCGGGGATCGCCGCCGCGGCCCACGAACACGACGTGCCGATCTACTGTCCGGCGATCCAGGATTCGGTGCTGGGGATCCAGGCGTGGATCTACTCCCAGACCTCCGAGTTCGCGCTGGACGCGCTGGGCGACATGACGCACCTCTCGGATCTCGCGTTCGACGCCGACCGGGCGGGCGCGATGGTGGTCGGCGGCGGGGTGCCGAAGAACTACGTGCTCCAGACGATGCTGACCATCCCCGACGCCTACGATTACGCCGTCCAGCTGACGATGGACCCCGACCACACCGGCGGGTTGTCGGGGGCGACACTCGATGAGGCGCGGTCGTGGGGGAAACTGGAGAAGTCAGCGCGGAACGCTACGGTCGTCGGCGACGCGACCATCACGCTGCCGCTGGTCGTCGCCGCCGCGCGCGAACGGGCCGGCGAGCGGGAGTAG
- a CDS encoding translation initiation factor IF-2 subunit beta: MNYADSLDRALSELPERNVEESRLNVPDPEGETDGAFTRLTNLGDIADALGREVEHVHRNIQGELGTNGQLEDDRARYNGSFTVADFEAAIDEYVTEYVACSECGLPDTRLVTEDGVDMLRCEACGAFRPVAKRSASTQSSQSGPAVEEGTTYELEITGTGRKGDGVAEKGKFTIFVSGAQEGQTVRAIVERTSGTLAFARVV; encoded by the coding sequence ATGAACTACGCAGATTCTCTCGACCGGGCGCTTTCGGAACTCCCCGAACGGAACGTAGAGGAGTCGCGGCTGAACGTGCCCGACCCCGAAGGCGAGACAGACGGCGCGTTCACACGCCTCACCAACCTCGGCGACATCGCGGACGCGCTGGGCCGGGAGGTCGAACACGTCCACCGGAACATCCAGGGCGAGTTGGGGACCAACGGGCAACTGGAGGACGACCGCGCGCGGTACAACGGGTCGTTCACCGTGGCGGACTTCGAGGCCGCGATCGACGAGTACGTGACCGAGTACGTGGCGTGTTCGGAGTGTGGCCTCCCCGACACCCGGCTCGTGACCGAGGACGGCGTGGATATGCTCCGGTGTGAGGCCTGCGGCGCGTTCCGCCCGGTCGCAAAGCGCTCGGCGTCCACCCAGAGCTCCCAGTCCGGGCCCGCCGTCGAGGAGGGGACGACCTACGAACTCGAGATCACCGGGACCGGCCGGAAGGGCGACGGCGTCGCCGAGAAGGGGAAGTTCACCATCTTCGTCTCCGGGGCCCAGGAGGGCCAGACGGTTCGGGCGATCGTCGAGCGGACCAGCGGGACGCTGGCGTTCGCGCGAGTGGTGTAG
- a CDS encoding translation initiation factor IF-5A, whose translation MPKEQKQVRDLQEGSYVMMEESPCKINAYSTAKPGKHGSAKARVEGRGVFDGRKRSLSQPVDAKVWVPIIERKQGQVVSVTGDDAQIMDLETYQTFTMRIPDDEDLSPDDEIEYLEYEGQRKIV comes from the coding sequence ATGCCGAAAGAGCAGAAGCAAGTCCGTGATCTGCAGGAGGGCAGTTACGTGATGATGGAGGAGTCGCCGTGCAAAATCAACGCCTACAGCACCGCGAAGCCGGGTAAACACGGGAGTGCGAAGGCCCGCGTCGAGGGCCGCGGCGTCTTCGACGGCCGAAAGCGGTCGCTGAGCCAGCCCGTCGACGCGAAGGTGTGGGTGCCGATCATCGAACGAAAGCAGGGCCAGGTCGTCTCGGTGACCGGCGACGACGCCCAGATCATGGACCTCGAAACCTACCAGACGTTCACGATGCGGATCCCCGACGACGAGGACCTCTCGCCCGACGACGAGATCGAGTACCTCGAGTACGAAGGCCAGCGGAAGATCGTCTGA
- a CDS encoding DUF5518 domain-containing protein: protein MTRWRAVGAGFALAACSEALVFAVTGRVTLIGGLAGSALAGYVAGKKPAEGAWHGLLTAMAWGIVLIPGLVALSVVTDAPLPFPIEYLLPFLDTAGEATALILLSASLPNVAAGALGSLTRRQDDRTRSGRRSPSSDPDES from the coding sequence ATGACCCGGTGGCGGGCGGTGGGGGCCGGCTTCGCGCTGGCGGCCTGCAGCGAGGCGCTCGTGTTCGCCGTGACCGGTCGGGTGACCCTGATCGGGGGGCTGGCGGGGAGCGCACTCGCGGGCTACGTCGCCGGCAAAAAGCCGGCCGAGGGGGCGTGGCACGGCCTCCTGACCGCGATGGCGTGGGGGATCGTCCTCATCCCCGGGTTGGTCGCGCTGTCTGTCGTCACGGACGCGCCGCTGCCGTTTCCGATCGAGTACCTGCTCCCGTTTCTGGACACCGCCGGGGAGGCGACCGCGCTGATCCTCCTGAGCGCCAGCCTCCCGAACGTCGCGGCGGGGGCACTCGGGAGCCTGACGCGCCGGCAGGACGACCGCACGCGGTCCGGGAGACGGTCCCCCTCCAGCGACCCCGACGAGTCGTGA
- a CDS encoding metallophosphoesterase has translation MARFLISDHHFGHDNIIEYCDRPFSSVGEMDTSLLNRHYGTVDTDDLLVHLGDVAMDMSTGEDTIAYFEQLDADLLVRGNHDVGLDPEDAPFPVVDHCTLSHDGYDFYCTHRPADVPDGWDGWVLHGHHHNNDTETYPFVAHDRRRVNVSSELLNFRPLRLDALTDLFESCPDGSRFRDVDAAGEYLDRRE, from the coding sequence ATGGCGCGGTTCCTGATCTCCGACCACCACTTCGGACACGACAACATCATCGAGTACTGCGACCGACCGTTCAGCTCCGTCGGGGAGATGGACACCAGCCTGCTCAACAGACACTACGGAACCGTCGACACCGACGACCTGCTCGTCCACCTCGGCGACGTCGCGATGGATATGTCCACCGGCGAGGACACCATCGCGTACTTCGAACAACTCGACGCCGACCTCCTGGTGCGCGGCAACCACGACGTGGGACTCGATCCCGAAGACGCCCCGTTTCCCGTCGTCGACCACTGTACGCTGTCCCACGACGGGTACGACTTTTACTGCACCCACCGGCCGGCGGACGTCCCCGACGGCTGGGACGGGTGGGTGCTCCACGGTCACCACCACAACAACGACACCGAAACGTACCCGTTCGTGGCCCACGACCGACGGCGCGTCAACGTGAGCAGCGAACTCCTTAACTTCCGGCCGCTGCGCCTCGACGCGCTGACGGACCTCTTCGAGTCGTGTCCCGACGGCTCCCGCTTCCGCGACGTCGACGCCGCGGGCGAGTACCTCGATCGGAGGGAGTGA
- a CDS encoding arginase family protein, whose translation MFPGATASGEKAAYAVVGAPLDVSTTFRPGTRFGPERIRRFARTFDDYDHLTGLHFSELSVHDRGDVRAWDDAPAYLSWLAGELGDAVADGAVPLLLGGEHTVSAAGVNATDPDVFVCLDAHLDLREAYDGNEYSHATVTRRILDRAGAGVGEGKETDGGADGRIESDGADADPGVEEAVILGARTGSPEEWDRAAESDVTVVPPEEVADFDVDAHLNGRSAYLSVDVDAADPGFAPGTGTPEPFGLEPREMRDVVRAVAPSAEGFDVVEVNDRDDGQAASLAAKLCRAFVYAHADSRERSD comes from the coding sequence ATGTTCCCCGGGGCGACCGCGTCGGGCGAGAAGGCCGCCTACGCCGTCGTGGGTGCGCCGCTCGACGTATCCACGACGTTTCGGCCCGGGACCCGGTTCGGCCCCGAGCGGATCCGGCGGTTCGCCCGGACGTTCGACGACTACGACCACCTGACCGGCCTGCACTTTTCGGAACTGTCCGTTCACGACCGCGGCGACGTCAGGGCGTGGGACGATGCTCCGGCGTACCTGTCGTGGCTGGCGGGCGAACTCGGCGACGCCGTCGCCGACGGCGCCGTGCCCCTCCTTCTCGGCGGCGAACACACGGTGTCGGCGGCGGGCGTGAACGCGACGGATCCCGACGTGTTCGTCTGTCTCGACGCCCACCTCGACCTCCGCGAGGCGTACGACGGCAACGAGTACAGCCACGCGACTGTCACCCGGCGGATCCTCGATCGTGCCGGCGCCGGCGTCGGCGAGGGAAAGGAGACGGACGGCGGCGCAGACGGGAGAATCGAGAGCGACGGCGCCGACGCGGATCCCGGCGTCGAGGAGGCGGTGATCCTCGGCGCGAGGACCGGCTCACCCGAGGAGTGGGACCGCGCGGCGGAGTCGGACGTCACCGTCGTCCCGCCCGAGGAGGTCGCGGACTTCGACGTCGACGCGCATCTCAACGGCCGCAGCGCATACCTGAGCGTCGACGTCGACGCCGCCGACCCGGGGTTCGCGCCGGGGACGGGGACGCCCGAACCGTTCGGGCTGGAGCCCCGCGAGATGCGCGACGTCGTCCGCGCGGTCGCCCCCTCGGCCGAGGGGTTCGACGTCGTCGAGGTCAACGACAGGGACGACGGCCAGGCCGCGTCGCTGGCGGCGAAACTGTGTCGGGCGTTCGTGTACGCACACGCCGACAGCCGGGAGCGCTCCGATTGA